One region of Bradyrhizobium betae genomic DNA includes:
- a CDS encoding helicase-related protein, with translation MPFSSSPFASERARSDRVPGAGVTAVLGPTNTGKTHLAIERMLAHSSGLIGLPLRLLAREVYNKIVARVGPEAVALVTGEEKIKPKNPRYWVSTVEAMPRDLDVSFLAVDEIQIASDLERGHVFTDRILNRRGRDETLLLGAATMRPIIERLLPGVSMITRPRLSQLEFAGDRKITRQPRRTAIVAFSADEVYAIAELIKRQHGGAAVVLGSLSPRTRNAQVEMFQNGDVDYLVATDAVGMGLNLDVDHVAFASDRKYDGYQFRRLTPSEFAQIAGRAGRATRNGTFGTTGRCGPFEPELVNALQNHTFDSVKMLQWRNSKLDFSSLGALQVSLNQSPGHEALTRAPIAEDMRVLDHAARDADVRDAAHGKDAVERLWEACQVPDYRKLSPAAHAELVTTLYGFLMQKGCIPDSWFAAQIDQADRVDGDIDTLSARIAQIRTWTFVANRPDWLKDPERWQGIAREVENKLSDALHERLTERFVDRRTSVLMRRLRENTSLNTEIGKTGEVIVEGHVIGRLDGFTFAPDAAEAGSDAKALQAAAQAVLAGEINARAEKLGGAPDEQFVLTSEGTIRWTGDAVARLSAAEDALQPRIRIISDERLTGPPREKVQARLELWLKTHIEKLLGPMFELSKAEDVTGIARGIAYQLVEALGVLERPKIANELKDLDQPSRAVLRKYGVRFGAYHIYFPGLLKPAARALAALLWALKQDNVDLSSLSGAQHLASSGRTSFPVDKQLPRDAYRVLGYKQAGERAVRVDILERLADLIRPALAWRENSPGEKPAGTFDGRSFIVTQAMTSLTGSAGEDFASVLRALGYRMEKRAPLPKPVAAAAEAPAAEAESAVAETPVEDAAVPADTAIEAAAEPVTVEDAPGMEQHDEPAPEEPALEASPEAPVTPEDAPGIAPPAEEAAEAAPAETAPAETAPVETAAPEVAASADAAAPAEAAAAPAEPELIEVWRPAGRHEDRKPRHERHRHQRHHNQRPQAGAEAGAAPAEAAPGEAAEGARPGERHRHGGGRRDGGRDFRKPREGGAEGAPRPEGRDDKNRRFEGKDRDKDRDRNKGKFGGDRNKGKPGGDRDNRGRDRDKGRDRQGGPSLRPYASSANPRERDRPVDPNSPFAKLAALKEQLAGRKE, from the coding sequence ATGCCCTTTTCCTCCTCCCCCTTCGCCTCCGAGCGCGCCCGTTCCGATCGCGTGCCCGGCGCCGGCGTCACCGCGGTGCTCGGGCCGACCAACACCGGCAAGACCCATCTGGCGATCGAACGGATGCTTGCGCATTCGTCCGGCCTGATCGGCCTGCCGCTGCGGCTGCTCGCGCGCGAGGTCTACAACAAGATCGTCGCGCGGGTCGGGCCCGAGGCCGTCGCGCTGGTGACCGGCGAGGAGAAGATCAAGCCGAAGAATCCGCGCTACTGGGTCTCGACCGTGGAGGCGATGCCGCGCGACCTCGATGTCTCCTTCCTCGCCGTCGACGAGATCCAGATCGCATCTGACCTGGAACGCGGCCACGTCTTCACCGACCGCATCCTCAACCGCCGCGGCCGCGACGAGACGCTGCTGCTGGGCGCCGCCACCATGCGCCCGATCATCGAGCGGCTGCTGCCGGGCGTGTCCATGATCACCCGTCCGAGGCTCTCGCAGCTGGAATTCGCCGGCGACCGCAAGATCACCCGCCAGCCGCGCCGCACCGCCATCGTCGCCTTCTCGGCCGACGAGGTCTACGCCATCGCCGAGCTGATCAAGCGCCAGCATGGCGGCGCCGCCGTAGTGCTGGGCTCGCTGTCGCCGCGCACGCGCAATGCGCAGGTCGAGATGTTCCAGAACGGCGACGTCGACTATCTCGTCGCCACCGACGCCGTCGGCATGGGCCTCAATCTCGACGTCGACCACGTCGCCTTCGCCTCCGACCGCAAATACGACGGCTACCAGTTCCGCCGGCTGACGCCGTCCGAATTCGCGCAGATCGCCGGACGCGCCGGCCGTGCCACGCGCAACGGCACCTTCGGCACCACCGGTCGCTGCGGACCGTTCGAGCCCGAGCTCGTCAACGCGCTGCAGAACCACACCTTTGACAGCGTGAAGATGCTGCAATGGCGCAATTCGAAGCTGGATTTCTCCTCGCTCGGCGCGCTCCAGGTGTCGCTGAACCAGTCGCCCGGCCACGAGGCGCTGACGCGGGCTCCTATTGCGGAAGACATGCGCGTGCTCGACCACGCCGCCCGCGATGCCGATGTGCGCGATGCCGCACATGGCAAGGACGCCGTGGAACGGCTGTGGGAGGCCTGCCAGGTCCCGGATTACAGGAAACTGTCGCCCGCGGCCCATGCCGAGCTCGTTACCACGCTCTACGGCTTCCTGATGCAGAAGGGCTGCATCCCCGATTCCTGGTTCGCGGCCCAAATCGACCAGGCCGACCGCGTCGACGGCGACATCGACACGCTGTCGGCCCGGATCGCGCAGATTCGCACCTGGACCTTCGTCGCCAACCGCCCGGACTGGCTGAAAGACCCCGAACGCTGGCAGGGAATCGCCCGCGAGGTCGAAAATAAATTATCGGATGCGCTCCATGAACGCTTGACTGAGCGTTTCGTTGATCGCCGGACCAGTGTATTGATGCGCCGCCTGCGGGAGAACACGAGCTTGAATACGGAAATCGGCAAGACCGGCGAAGTCATCGTCGAAGGCCATGTCATCGGCCGCCTCGATGGCTTCACTTTTGCACCGGATGCGGCGGAAGCCGGCTCCGATGCGAAAGCCTTGCAGGCTGCCGCGCAAGCGGTGCTCGCCGGCGAGATCAACGCGCGTGCCGAAAAACTGGGCGGCGCGCCCGACGAGCAGTTCGTGCTGACGTCGGAAGGCACCATCCGCTGGACCGGCGACGCCGTGGCGCGACTGTCTGCCGCAGAGGACGCGCTGCAGCCGCGCATCCGCATCATCTCCGACGAGCGTCTCACCGGCCCGCCGCGCGAGAAGGTGCAGGCTCGGCTCGAGCTCTGGCTCAAGACCCACATCGAAAAACTGCTCGGGCCGATGTTCGAGCTGTCCAAGGCCGAGGACGTCACTGGCATTGCCCGCGGCATCGCCTATCAGCTGGTCGAGGCGCTCGGCGTGCTGGAACGGCCGAAGATCGCCAATGAGCTGAAGGATCTCGACCAGCCTTCGCGCGCCGTCCTGCGCAAATACGGCGTCCGGTTCGGCGCCTATCACATCTATTTCCCCGGCCTCTTGAAGCCGGCCGCCCGCGCGCTCGCCGCGCTGCTGTGGGCGCTGAAGCAGGACAATGTCGATCTGTCCTCGCTGTCGGGCGCGCAGCATCTGGCCTCTTCCGGCCGCACCTCGTTCCCGGTCGACAAGCAGCTGCCGCGCGATGCCTATCGCGTGCTCGGCTACAAGCAGGCCGGCGAGCGCGCCGTGCGCGTCGACATCCTGGAGCGCCTGGCCGATTTGATCCGCCCGGCGTTGGCCTGGCGCGAGAATTCGCCCGGCGAAAAGCCCGCCGGCACGTTCGACGGCCGCAGCTTCATCGTGACGCAGGCGATGACCTCGCTCACCGGCTCGGCCGGCGAGGATTTCGCCTCGGTGCTGCGCGCGCTCGGCTATCGCATGGAGAAGCGTGCACCGTTGCCGAAGCCGGTCGCGGCTGCTGCGGAGGCGCCGGCTGCCGAGGCTGAATCCGCTGTGGCGGAAACGCCGGTCGAGGATGCCGCGGTACCCGCGGACACCGCGATCGAAGCTGCCGCCGAGCCTGTGACCGTCGAAGACGCCCCCGGCATGGAGCAGCACGACGAGCCCGCTCCCGAAGAGCCGGCGCTCGAAGCCTCCCCCGAGGCACCCGTCACGCCCGAAGACGCCCCGGGCATCGCGCCGCCGGCGGAAGAAGCCGCCGAGGCTGCTCCGGCCGAGACTGCTCCGGCCGAGACTGCTCCAGTTGAGACGGCCGCGCCGGAAGTCGCCGCATCGGCCGACGCCGCCGCACCTGCGGAAGCCGCAGCCGCGCCCGCGGAACCTGAACTCATCGAGGTCTGGCGTCCGGCCGGCCGTCACGAGGATCGCAAGCCGCGCCACGAGCGCCATCGCCACCAGCGTCATCACAATCAGCGTCCGCAGGCGGGCGCCGAAGCAGGCGCCGCGCCCGCCGAGGCTGCGCCCGGCGAAGCTGCCGAAGGCGCCAGGCCGGGTGAGCGTCATCGTCATGGCGGCGGTCGCAGAGACGGCGGAAGGGATTTCCGCAAGCCGCGCGAAGGCGGTGCAGAAGGCGCGCCGCGTCCCGAGGGACGCGACGACAAGAACCGCCGCTTCGAAGGCAAGGATCGCGACAAGGATCGTGATCGCAACAAGGGCAAGTTCGGCGGCGACCGCAACAAGGGCAAGCCCGGTGGCGATCGCGACAACCGTGGCCGCGATCGCGACAAGGGCCGCGATCGCCAGGGTGGTCCCTCGCTGCGACCCTACGCCTCGAGCGCGAATCCGCGCGAGCGCGATCGTCCGGTCGATCCGAACTCGCCCTTCGCAAAACTCGCTGCGCTGAAGGAGCAGCTGGCCGGTCGCAAGGAATAG
- the fdxA gene encoding ferredoxin FdxA gives MTYVVTENCIKCKYTDCVEVCPVDCFYEGDNMLVIHPDECIDCGVCEPECPADAIKPDTETGLEKWLSVNADYAKSWPNITQKKESPADAKEFDGMEGKFEKYFSPNPGSGD, from the coding sequence ATGACTTACGTCGTCACTGAAAACTGCATCAAGTGCAAGTACACCGACTGCGTCGAGGTCTGCCCGGTCGATTGTTTCTACGAGGGCGACAACATGCTCGTCATCCATCCTGACGAGTGCATCGACTGCGGCGTGTGCGAGCCGGAATGCCCCGCCGACGCCATCAAGCCGGATACGGAAACGGGCCTGGAAAAGTGGCTGTCGGTCAACGCCGACTACGCCAAGAGCTGGCCGAACATCACCCAGAAGAAAGAATCACCCGCCGACGCGAAGGAATTCGACGGGATGGAAGGTAAGTTCGAGAAATATTTCTCCCCGAACCCCGGCTCCGGAGACTAA
- a CDS encoding CarD family transcriptional regulator: protein MPNKTAKPAAKATVAKPAAKPAAVKAPAAKPVAPKAPVAAAPAKAPVAAAKPVVKAAAPAPKVEEKKVVTQRQGFKANEFVVYPAHGVGQILAIEEQEIAGAKLELFVINFIKDKMTLRVPTAKVANVGMRKLSEPALVKKALETLKGRARVKRTMWSRRAQEYEAKINSGDIVAIAEVVRDLYRSESQPEQSYSERQLYEAALDRLSREIAVVQHSTETEAVKEIEAQLAKSPRRNAKAEAADGEGEADAEADETDGDTTVADEAA from the coding sequence ATGCCTAACAAGACTGCCAAACCGGCCGCAAAAGCGACCGTTGCAAAGCCTGCTGCCAAGCCCGCTGCCGTCAAGGCTCCCGCTGCCAAGCCCGTTGCTCCGAAGGCCCCTGTTGCTGCCGCCCCTGCCAAGGCCCCCGTTGCTGCTGCGAAGCCGGTCGTGAAGGCTGCCGCACCCGCGCCGAAGGTCGAGGAAAAGAAGGTCGTGACCCAGCGTCAGGGCTTCAAGGCCAACGAATTCGTCGTCTATCCCGCTCACGGCGTCGGCCAGATCCTGGCCATCGAGGAGCAGGAGATCGCCGGCGCGAAGCTCGAGCTGTTCGTCATCAACTTCATCAAGGACAAGATGACGCTGCGCGTGCCGACCGCCAAGGTCGCCAATGTCGGCATGCGCAAGCTGTCCGAGCCCGCGCTGGTGAAGAAGGCGCTGGAGACCCTCAAGGGCCGCGCCCGCGTCAAGCGCACCATGTGGTCGCGCCGTGCCCAGGAATACGAAGCGAAAATCAACTCGGGCGACATCGTCGCGATCGCGGAAGTCGTGCGCGACCTCTATCGCTCTGAATCGCAGCCTGAGCAGTCCTACAGCGAACGCCAGCTCTATGAAGCTGCGCTCGATCGTCTGTCCCGCGAGATCGCGGTCGTGCAGCACTCGACCGAGACCGAAGCGGTCAAGGAGATCGAGGCCCAGCTCGCCAAGAGCCCGCGCCGCAACGCCAAGGCGGAAGCCGCCGATGGCGAAGGCGAGGCGGATGCCGAGGCCGACGAGACCGATGGCGACACCACCGTCGCCGACGAGGCCGCGTAA
- a CDS encoding DUF1496 domain-containing protein, translated as MKTLHSLTIALAAFAVLSAATPGQAEQATPSCIYASRSYSDGAFLCVQKSIALICRSDGGRFSWTTVTDKDLADRCTAPVSHVRPHHARVRTAAYRVHHRDPSISAAKCFDFNGKRYCE; from the coding sequence ATGAAGACGTTGCACAGTCTCACCATCGCGCTGGCCGCATTCGCGGTGCTTTCAGCCGCCACGCCGGGCCAGGCCGAGCAGGCCACGCCGTCCTGCATCTACGCCAGCAGGAGCTACAGCGACGGCGCGTTCCTGTGCGTACAGAAATCGATTGCCCTGATCTGCCGCTCGGACGGCGGACGCTTCTCCTGGACAACCGTCACCGACAAGGATCTGGCGGATCGATGCACGGCTCCCGTATCTCATGTCCGCCCGCATCATGCGCGGGTTCGAACAGCAGCCTATCGCGTGCACCACCGCGATCCCTCGATCAGCGCCGCCAAGTGCTTCGACTTCAACGGCAAGCGGTATTGCGAGTGA
- a CDS encoding IS630 family transposase (programmed frameshift), whose protein sequence is MVRPISNDLRERAVSAVTKGESCRSVAERFGVAVSSVVKWSQRYRTTGSVAPGKMGGHRKPVLDSHRAFIVERITQTPHLTLHGLKAELASRGVKVSHNAVWLFLRREGLRFKKTLFALEQARADVSHRRQRWRSWQAGLDAGRLVFIDETWIKTNMAPLRGWGPKGARLRGFAPHGHWRTLTFLGALRHDQLTAPCVFDGPINGECFCAYVKHVLLPTLREGDIVILDNLGSHKSKVVRQMIKAAGARLWYLPPYSPDLNPIEQAFSKIKHWMRQAQKRTIEDTWRHIGHLVQDIQPRECANYFANAGYASIKT, encoded by the exons ATGGTCCGACCAATTTCCAACGATTTGCGTGAGCGCGCAGTCTCCGCTGTGACCAAAGGTGAGAGCTGCCGATCTGTGGCGGAACGGTTTGGAGTTGCGGTCTCTTCAGTTGTGAAGTGGTCACAGCGTTATCGAACGACCGGCTCGGTAGCGCCTGGCAAGATGGGCGGTCACCGCAAGCCCGTGCTTGATTCGCACCGCGCCTTCATCGTCGAGCGGATCACTCAGACGCCGCACCTGACGCTGCATGGTCTGAAGGCGGAGCTGGCATCCCGCGGGGTCAAGGTCTCGCACAACGCAGTCTGGCTGTTCCTGCGCCGAGAAGGGCTGCGGTTC AAAAAAACACTGTTCGCCCTCGAACAGGCGCGCGCCGACGTCTCTCATAGACGCCAGCGTTGGCGATCCTGGCAGGCCGGACTTGATGCTGGCCGGCTGGTCTTCATCGACGAGACCTGGATCAAGACCAACATGGCCCCCTTGCGGGGCTGGGGGCCCAAAGGGGCCCGCCTGCGCGGCTTCGCCCCGCACGGGCACTGGCGTACCCTCACATTCCTCGGCGCGCTCCGCCATGACCAACTCACGGCACCCTGCGTCTTCGACGGGCCGATCAACGGCGAATGCTTCTGCGCTTATGTGAAGCATGTCCTCCTGCCAACGCTGCGCGAAGGCGACATCGTCATTCTCGACAATCTCGGAAGCCACAAGTCGAAAGTTGTCAGACAGATGATCAAGGCCGCTGGCGCCAGGCTCTGGTACCTGCCGCCATACTCGCCCGACCTCAACCCGATCGAACAGGCCTTCTCCAAGATCAAACACTGGATGCGACAGGCTCAGAAGCGCACCATCGAGGATACTTGGCGCCACATCGGTCACCTCGTCCAGGACATCCAACCACGTGAATGCGCCAACTACTTTGCTAACGCCGGTTACGCTTCAATAAAAACGTGA
- a CDS encoding response regulator transcription factor: MTPDRSLIVVEDDAGFARTLKRSFERRGYDVVLAASIEEVRKVLEERSFGHAVVDLKLGGASGLACVELLHTHDPEMLIVVLTGFASISTAVEAIKLGACHYLAKPSNTDDIEAAFNKAEGNVEVALDARPTSIKTLEWERIHQTLIETDFNISEAARRLGMHRRTLARKLEKRPVK; encoded by the coding sequence TTGACGCCTGACCGATCGCTCATCGTCGTCGAGGACGATGCCGGCTTCGCGCGCACGCTGAAGCGCTCGTTCGAGCGCCGCGGCTACGATGTCGTGCTCGCCGCCTCGATCGAGGAGGTCCGCAAGGTGCTGGAGGAACGGTCCTTCGGCCACGCCGTCGTCGACCTCAAACTCGGCGGCGCCTCAGGCCTTGCCTGCGTCGAGCTGCTGCATACGCATGATCCGGAGATGCTGATCGTGGTGCTGACCGGTTTTGCCAGCATCTCGACCGCCGTCGAGGCGATCAAGCTCGGAGCCTGCCACTACCTGGCAAAGCCGTCGAACACCGACGACATCGAGGCTGCCTTCAACAAGGCCGAAGGTAATGTCGAAGTCGCGCTCGATGCGCGGCCGACCTCGATCAAGACGCTGGAATGGGAGCGCATCCACCAGACGCTGATCGAGACCGATTTCAACATCTCGGAGGCGGCGCGGCGGCTCGGCATGCACCGGCGCACGCTGGCACGGAAGCTCGAGAAGCGGCCGGTGAAGTGA
- a CDS encoding ATP-binding protein, whose product MLERSSSRPDDGRAAPQGLAKELGGLAVTLQSQADARSELIGAAPTDDETNRKNMALLIQLRWTAVVGQIVTIGGVHFGLGIPLPLERMGAVIGALLLLNVSSLVWVRHRAAITNNELLVALMLDVAALTAQLYLSGGATNPFTSLFLLQVTLGAVLLDARSTWSLVALTCACFVWLTLAHRPLDLPPNPLSETYTLTVAGMLLGFALNAVLLVVFVTRINRNLRERDAHLAALRQHAAEQDHIVRMGLLASGAAHELGTPLASLSVILSDWRRMPDLAADQELAEDLSEMETSLQRCKSIVTGILVSAGEARGEGSSPTTVTAFVTALVEEWRDARSARTLYFVNTFGEDVAIVSDVALKQVIFNVLDNAYEVSRDWVEFLAEREGDNLVLSISDRGPGFAPEMLAQLGKPYQSSKGRAGGGLGLFLVVNVVRKLGGSVTAENHRKRGATVRLTLPLATLAIGGSFDA is encoded by the coding sequence ATGCTGGAACGATCGTCGAGCAGACCTGACGACGGTAGGGCGGCCCCCCAGGGACTTGCCAAGGAGCTTGGCGGGCTCGCCGTCACGCTGCAATCGCAGGCGGACGCGCGCAGCGAGTTGATCGGCGCTGCGCCGACCGACGACGAGACCAACCGCAAGAACATGGCGCTGCTGATCCAGCTGCGCTGGACCGCGGTGGTCGGCCAGATCGTGACCATAGGCGGCGTGCATTTCGGGCTCGGCATTCCCCTGCCGCTCGAGCGGATGGGCGCGGTGATCGGTGCGCTGCTGCTGCTCAACGTCTCCAGCCTGGTCTGGGTGCGCCATCGCGCCGCGATCACCAACAACGAGCTGCTGGTCGCGCTGATGCTGGACGTCGCCGCGCTGACGGCGCAGCTCTACCTTAGCGGCGGCGCCACCAATCCCTTCACCTCGCTGTTCCTGCTCCAGGTCACGCTGGGCGCGGTGCTGCTCGATGCCCGCTCGACCTGGTCGCTGGTCGCGCTGACCTGCGCGTGCTTCGTGTGGCTGACGCTGGCCCATCGGCCGCTCGACCTGCCGCCGAATCCGCTCAGCGAGACCTACACGCTCACCGTGGCCGGCATGCTGCTGGGCTTCGCCCTCAATGCTGTTCTGCTGGTCGTGTTCGTCACCCGCATCAACAGGAATTTGCGCGAGCGCGACGCCCATCTGGCCGCGCTGCGCCAGCATGCGGCCGAGCAGGACCACATCGTGCGCATGGGCCTGCTCGCCTCCGGCGCCGCGCACGAGCTCGGCACGCCGCTCGCCTCGCTCTCGGTCATCCTCAGCGACTGGCGCCGCATGCCGGATCTCGCCGCCGATCAGGAGCTCGCCGAGGATCTTTCGGAGATGGAGACCTCGCTGCAGCGCTGCAAGTCGATCGTGACGGGAATCCTGGTGTCGGCGGGGGAAGCGCGCGGCGAAGGTTCTTCGCCAACCACGGTGACGGCTTTCGTCACGGCGTTGGTGGAGGAGTGGCGCGACGCGCGCTCGGCGCGCACGCTCTACTTCGTCAATACGTTCGGCGAGGATGTCGCGATCGTCTCGGACGTTGCGCTGAAGCAGGTGATCTTCAACGTGCTCGACAACGCCTACGAGGTCTCGCGTGACTGGGTCGAATTTCTGGCCGAGCGCGAGGGTGACAATCTCGTGCTGTCGATCAGCGATCGCGGTCCCGGCTTCGCTCCGGAAATGCTGGCGCAGCTCGGAAAGCCCTACCAGTCGAGCAAGGGCCGCGCCGGCGGCGGGCTCGGCCTGTTCCTGGTGGTGAACGTCGTGCGCAAGCTCGGAGGTAGCGTGACCGCCGAGAATCATCGCAAGCGTGGCGCCACCGTGCGCCTGACGTTGCCGCTCGCAACGCTCGCGATCGGAGGCAGCTTTGACGCCTGA
- a CDS encoding SURF1 family protein, with product MSEIRTATSEAEGAYDKIARSPSLWLAVLSLTAFAVLIALGVWQIERRAWKLALIDRVEQRVHAPAEPIPSPAAWSAVTAANDEYRHVSLTGRFLHDRETLVQAVTEEGPGYWVLTPLQRADGTQVLVNRGFVPAERRDASARRDGNPDGQVAITGLLRMSEPKGGFLRNNVPQHNRWYSRDVAAIAAARGLHEVAPFFVDAEAGSQSGGSPIGGLTVVRFPNNHLIYALTWFALAFMLAGWLFVTFGGGLFRRQRIVHEPAAGSSASARRTGSDAGTIVEQT from the coding sequence GTGAGCGAGATCCGGACCGCGACGAGCGAGGCAGAGGGGGCGTACGACAAGATTGCGCGCTCCCCGTCCTTGTGGCTCGCGGTCCTCTCGCTCACGGCCTTTGCCGTTCTGATCGCGCTCGGCGTCTGGCAGATCGAGCGCCGCGCCTGGAAGCTGGCTCTGATCGACCGCGTCGAGCAGCGCGTTCACGCCCCGGCCGAGCCGATCCCCTCGCCAGCGGCATGGTCCGCGGTCACCGCCGCCAACGACGAATACCGGCACGTCAGCCTCACCGGCCGCTTCCTGCATGACCGCGAGACGCTGGTTCAGGCCGTCACCGAGGAAGGCCCCGGCTATTGGGTGCTGACGCCGCTTCAGCGCGCCGACGGCACGCAGGTTCTGGTCAACCGCGGCTTCGTGCCGGCCGAGCGGCGCGACGCATCGGCACGCCGGGACGGCAATCCGGACGGCCAGGTCGCGATCACCGGCCTGTTGCGCATGTCCGAGCCGAAAGGCGGTTTCCTCCGGAACAATGTCCCCCAGCACAACCGCTGGTATTCACGGGATGTTGCCGCGATTGCGGCCGCCCGTGGCCTCCACGAGGTCGCACCCTTTTTCGTCGATGCCGAAGCCGGATCACAATCAGGCGGCAGCCCCATCGGCGGATTGACCGTGGTCCGCTTTCCCAATAACCACCTGATCTACGCGCTGACGTGGTTTGCCCTGGCGTTCATGCTGGCCGGCTGGCTTTTCGTCACATTCGGCGGCGGGCTGTTCCGTCGCCAGCGCATCGTCCACGAACCGGCGGCCGGCTCCAGTGCCTCCGCCCGCAGGACGGGATCAGATGCTGGAACGATCGTCGAGCAGACCTGA
- the cyoD gene encoding cytochrome o ubiquinol oxidase subunit IV, translated as MSTDTHAAGADDHHHGDSHAHGSFSTYMLGFMLSVVLTAIPFWLVMSGALPSKQITALVIMAFAVVQIVVHMIYFLHMSPKSENGWTMMALIFTVVMVVIALSGSLWVMSHLNSNMMPIHEMTGMK; from the coding sequence ATGAGCACCGATACCCACGCAGCTGGCGCGGACGATCATCACCACGGCGACAGCCACGCCCACGGCTCGTTCTCGACCTATATGCTCGGCTTCATGCTCTCGGTCGTCCTGACCGCGATCCCGTTCTGGCTGGTGATGAGCGGCGCGCTTCCGAGCAAGCAGATCACGGCGCTGGTCATCATGGCCTTCGCGGTCGTGCAGATCGTGGTGCACATGATCTACTTCCTGCACATGAGCCCCAAATCCGAGAACGGCTGGACCATGATGGCGCTGATCTTCACCGTCGTCATGGTGGTGATCGCGCTGTCCGGTTCGCTGTGGGTGATGAGCCACCTCAACAGCAACATGATGCCGATCCACGAGATGACGGGAATGAAGTGA
- the cyoC gene encoding cytochrome o ubiquinol oxidase subunit III codes for MSIAVNPAQTGAPVFYLADEHPHPEGYSTSLGFWIYLMSDCLIFAMLFATFGVLGGNYAAGPAPKDLFELPLVAVNTTMLLLSSITYGFAMLTMQQNKIAQTQLWLAITGLFGLAFIGIELSEFAHMIHEGATPQRSAFLSAFFTLVGTHGLHVSCGLIWLVTLMVQVWKFGLIEANRRRLMCLSMFWHFLDVVWIGVFTFVYLLGVLR; via the coding sequence ATGTCGATCGCTGTCAACCCTGCCCAGACCGGCGCACCGGTCTTCTATCTCGCCGACGAACACCCGCATCCGGAAGGCTACAGCACCTCGCTCGGCTTCTGGATCTACCTGATGAGCGACTGTCTCATCTTTGCGATGCTGTTCGCCACCTTCGGCGTGCTCGGCGGCAACTACGCCGCCGGCCCCGCGCCGAAGGACCTGTTCGAGCTGCCGCTGGTCGCGGTGAACACCACGATGCTGCTGCTGTCGTCGATCACCTATGGCTTTGCCATGCTGACGATGCAGCAGAACAAGATCGCCCAGACGCAGCTGTGGCTGGCGATCACCGGTCTGTTCGGCCTCGCCTTCATCGGCATCGAGCTCTCCGAGTTCGCCCACATGATCCATGAAGGCGCGACACCCCAGCGCAGCGCGTTCCTGTCCGCCTTCTTCACGCTGGTCGGCACCCACGGCCTGCACGTGTCCTGCGGCCTGATCTGGCTGGTGACGCTGATGGTTCAGGTCTGGAAGTTCGGCCTGATCGAGGCCAACCGGCGCCGCCTGATGTGCCTGTCGATGTTCTGGCACTTCCTCGACGTGGTCTGGATCGGCGTCTTCACCTTCGTCTATCTCCTGGGAGTTCTGCGATGA